A stretch of DNA from Pirellulales bacterium:
CTTCGGCGCTCTCAAGCGATCGGCTTTTGCGAACTGTGCGAAGACCACGACACTCGTCTGATCGCGATCAACGATGGAATTGACAGTGCAGTCCCCTGGCGGCTGCATGCCTTCTTTGCGGCCGTCAAGCACGAGCAATCCAATAAGGACACTTCCGAGAGGATCAAACGCACGCTGCGCAATCGCTTTGTCAATGGCGGTGTGTTCCAGATCCCAATCTTCGGCTATGTCAAGCCTCCGCATGCCAAGAGTGAAGCCGATGTCAGCAGGGATCCTTCAGCCGAATCAATCTATCAGGAGTGGTTTTTCCGCCTCGAAAAGGATACCTCCTACGCTGAAGTCGCGGATTGGCTCAACGAGACCGGCGTGCCGGTCGGGTCAGGCTGCCGAAGTAATCGTTGGACTGGTCCAATGGTCAGAAGAATCACGTTCAATCCGATCCTGAAGGGCGTGCGGGTCCGGAACAGAAAGATGTCAAAACGGATAAACGCGACCGGAAACCCCAAATCGGTCAATGCCCCACCCGCAGACTTGCTGGAGCGCCATTGCCCACACTTGGCCTTTATCGAACCGGGGCGTTACGATCGTCTCATCAGTAAACTGACTCAAACAAACGCAAAGTACACGGTGGGCCGGCTGACCGGAATCGATCCCCGAAAGAACGTGCGGAAGAAACGCACGCGATTCCCAGGCCAAGCGATCAATTGCGGTATTTGCGGACGCCAATTTGTATTTGGCGGGCATGGGCAGACCAACCATCTGATGTGCACAGGCGCCCGTGAACACGTTTGTTGGAACGGCATCACCGTCGACGGTCCCCTCGCGACGGAAAAGATCTCGGCTGCAGTATTCGCCGAAATCGAGGCGCTGCAGAGCTTCGATGCTGCGTTTCTCTCTCGCCTTGACGAAGAAACGGAGAAATCGGATTCAGCACGGGCCGATTTCCTCAGTGAACTTGACGCCAAGTTGGCAAAGACCGAACGGGAAATCGCCAACCTCCTCGGATTCATCCGCGACGGCGACGTTAGCCGTAGCGTTCGCGATAACTTGCTACGCCTCGAACGCTTGGCCGCTCAGCTTCGTCACGAAAGGAGCGAGGCTGAAGCGACACCCTCCACCACTCTTGTTATTCCTTCGATCGAGGAAATTAAACGTCTCGCTCGGGAATCGTTTGAGGGTCTGGCCGCAGATAGCTTTGAGTTTGCAAACGCGATGCGGACGCTGATCAGTCGGATCACCATCTTTCCTTACCGTCTTTGTGACGGTGCG
This window harbors:
- a CDS encoding recombinase family protein; its protein translation is MPRISLIPPLSPRSGTFLRAISVDRISTKHQDPKSNKDQEAMLHRWTADRYDGEVEWTRNTGQGSGECIDRQQVRDAEDLVASGRFDLVLMEDLGRHLRRSQAIGFCELCEDHDTRLIAINDGIDSAVPWRLHAFFAAVKHEQSNKDTSERIKRTLRNRFVNGGVFQIPIFGYVKPPHAKSEADVSRDPSAESIYQEWFFRLEKDTSYAEVADWLNETGVPVGSGCRSNRWTGPMVRRITFNPILKGVRVRNRKMSKRINATGNPKSVNAPPADLLERHCPHLAFIEPGRYDRLISKLTQTNAKYTVGRLTGIDPRKNVRKKRTRFPGQAINCGICGRQFVFGGHGQTNHLMCTGAREHVCWNGITVDGPLATEKISAAVFAEIEALQSFDAAFLSRLDEETEKSDSARADFLSELDAKLAKTEREIANLLGFIRDGDVSRSVRDNLLRLERLAAQLRHERSEAEATPSTTLVIPSIEEIKRLARESFEGLAADSFEFANAMRTLISRITIFPYRLCDGAPIVLRAKFDLSLANLFSSKSLSENRRGQSPFCAVRGAKRGLSPLPRRFSDRF